Proteins encoded together in one Corallococcus soli window:
- a CDS encoding AMP-binding protein, producing the protein MTTALSYAHGTSTTPLLGETIGQNLRRTVERYGDREALVVVSQRYRVTWREFWDATTEVARGLMALGVQQGDRVGLWSPNRFEWTVAQYALARTGAILVNLNPAYRTSELEYALNQAGVSVLLLAKGFRQTDYTAMLAEVRPRCPGLREALVLDSDWERLVKASAAVSVDALTQREASLQFDDPINIQYTSGTTGFPKGATLSHHNVLNNGFFVGEVLRYGPEDRVCIPVPFYHCFGMVMGNLACTSHGATMVIPGEAFEPLAVLQTVQAERCTSLYGVPTMFIAELDHPRFSEFDLTSLRTGIMAGSPCPVEVMKQVQSRMHMREVTICYGMTETSPVSTQNLLDDALEKRVATVGRVHPHLEVKVVEPETGAVVPLGQPGELCTRGYSVMLGYWENAAATAAAVDRAGWMHTGDLATMDAEGYVKIVGRIKDMIIRGGENVYPREVEEFLHTHPDVSEAQVIGVPSVKYGEEVMAWVRLKSGATLTAESLVAFCTGRISTFKIPRHWKFVDSFPMTVTGKVQKFRMREVSVAELGLGDAASIKTA; encoded by the coding sequence ATGACGACCGCCCTGTCCTATGCCCACGGCACCAGCACCACCCCGCTGCTGGGAGAAACCATCGGTCAGAATCTGCGCCGCACCGTCGAACGGTACGGCGATCGCGAAGCCCTGGTCGTGGTGTCGCAGCGCTACCGCGTCACCTGGCGAGAGTTCTGGGATGCGACGACGGAGGTGGCGCGGGGGCTGATGGCGCTCGGTGTGCAGCAGGGGGACCGGGTGGGGTTGTGGTCGCCCAACCGCTTCGAGTGGACCGTGGCGCAGTACGCGCTGGCTCGCACGGGCGCCATCCTCGTCAACCTGAACCCGGCCTACCGCACGTCGGAGCTGGAGTACGCGCTCAACCAGGCCGGCGTCAGCGTGCTGCTCCTGGCGAAGGGCTTCCGGCAGACGGACTACACGGCGATGCTGGCGGAGGTGCGGCCCCGGTGTCCGGGACTGCGCGAGGCGCTGGTGCTGGACTCGGACTGGGAGCGCCTGGTGAAGGCCAGCGCGGCCGTGAGCGTGGACGCGCTGACGCAGCGGGAGGCGTCGCTCCAGTTCGACGACCCCATCAACATCCAATACACGTCCGGCACCACGGGCTTCCCGAAGGGCGCCACGCTGTCGCACCACAACGTGCTCAACAACGGCTTCTTCGTGGGCGAGGTGCTGCGCTACGGCCCGGAGGACCGCGTGTGCATCCCGGTGCCATTCTACCACTGCTTCGGCATGGTGATGGGCAACCTGGCCTGCACGTCCCACGGCGCGACCATGGTGATTCCGGGCGAGGCGTTCGAGCCGCTGGCGGTGCTCCAGACGGTGCAGGCCGAGCGCTGCACGTCGCTCTACGGCGTACCCACCATGTTCATCGCGGAGCTGGACCACCCGCGCTTCAGCGAGTTCGACCTCACGTCGCTGCGCACCGGCATCATGGCGGGCTCGCCGTGCCCGGTGGAGGTGATGAAGCAGGTGCAGTCGCGGATGCACATGCGCGAGGTCACCATCTGCTACGGCATGACGGAGACGTCCCCCGTGTCCACGCAGAACCTGCTGGATGACGCCCTGGAGAAGCGCGTGGCCACGGTGGGCCGCGTGCACCCGCACCTGGAGGTGAAGGTGGTGGAGCCGGAGACGGGCGCGGTGGTGCCGCTGGGGCAGCCGGGGGAGCTGTGCACGCGGGGCTACAGCGTGATGCTGGGGTACTGGGAGAACGCGGCGGCCACGGCGGCGGCGGTGGACCGGGCCGGCTGGATGCACACCGGCGACCTGGCGACGATGGACGCGGAGGGCTACGTCAAGATTGTCGGGCGCATCAAGGACATGATCATCCGGGGCGGGGAGAACGTGTACCCGCGCGAGGTGGAGGAGTTCCTGCACACGCACCCGGACGTCAGCGAGGCGCAGGTCATCGGCGTGCCCAGCGTGAAGTACGGCGAGGAGGTGATGGCGTGGGTGCGGCTGAAGTCCGGCGCGACGCTCACCGCCGAGTCACTGGTGGCCTTCTGCACCGGCCGCATCTCCACCTTCAAGATTCCCCGCCACTGGAAGTTCGTGGACAGCTTCCCCATGACGGTGACGGGCAAGGTGCAGAAGTTCCGCATGCGCGAGGTCTCCGTCGCCGAGCTGGGACTGGGCGACGCGGCCTCCATCAAGACGGCCTGA
- the epsC gene encoding serine O-acetyltransferase EpsC, translating into MDDPNARLVATLLEARQRHCFPPDVRKAAPEFVAQVLGLLFPHFAERLECNAAAVRRDVTAVEANLQRIQGLLAPHYPVTDTDLSSHFMEGLPDIYDWLQQDARAIFEADPAARSVDEVVLTYPGFYAIAIYRVAHSLHQRGFPLLPRLLTEYAHQRTGVDLHPGATIGRRFVIDHGTGVVIGETTMIGDNVKIYQGVTLGALMVEKALADKKRHPTIEDDVVVYANATILGGATVVGRGSIIAGNAWLTQSVPPQSVVTRRSEVRARHGDEGLDVLDYQI; encoded by the coding sequence ATGGACGACCCCAACGCCCGACTTGTCGCCACCCTGCTGGAGGCGCGACAGCGCCACTGCTTCCCCCCGGACGTGCGCAAGGCGGCGCCGGAGTTCGTCGCGCAGGTGCTGGGGCTGCTCTTCCCGCACTTCGCGGAGCGGCTGGAGTGCAACGCCGCCGCGGTGCGCCGGGACGTCACCGCCGTGGAGGCGAACCTCCAGCGCATCCAGGGCCTGCTCGCGCCGCACTACCCCGTCACCGACACGGACCTGTCCTCGCACTTCATGGAGGGGCTGCCGGACATCTACGACTGGCTCCAGCAGGACGCCCGGGCCATCTTCGAAGCCGACCCCGCCGCGCGCAGCGTGGACGAGGTGGTGCTCACCTACCCGGGCTTCTACGCCATCGCCATCTACCGGGTGGCGCACTCGCTGCACCAGCGGGGCTTCCCGCTGCTGCCACGCCTGCTCACCGAGTACGCCCACCAGCGCACCGGCGTGGACCTCCACCCGGGCGCCACCATCGGGCGTCGGTTCGTCATCGACCATGGGACGGGTGTCGTCATTGGCGAGACGACGATGATTGGCGACAACGTGAAGATCTACCAGGGCGTCACGCTGGGCGCGCTGATGGTGGAGAAGGCCCTGGCGGACAAGAAGCGCCACCCCACCATCGAGGACGACGTGGTGGTGTACGCCAACGCCACCATCCTCGGCGGCGCGACGGTGGTGGGCCGGGGCAGCATCATCGCCGGCAACGCGTGGCTCACGCAGAGCGTGCCGCCCCAGTCCGTCGTCACCCGCCGCAGCGAGGTGCGCGCGCGCCACGGTGACGAAGGGCTGGACGTCCTCGACTACCAGATTTGA
- a CDS encoding Fpg/Nei family DNA glycosylase — MPEGHSIHRVARVHRRWLVGRRFTADSPQGRPDVAPALSGRTLLGVDAHGKHLFHTFEGDVRLHLHLGLFGRIRHFRSEAPLPSSACRLRLASDAATLHLSGPSACELLTPEAEATLRARLGEDPLRADASPDRAYARLTQGRMPLAQALLDQGRIAGVGNIVRAEALFLARLPPLLPACELERDAFDGLWGAMRALLEDGARDGLIVTPGAPPLPSPGRKRAERFCVYGRTGQPCPRCGAKVKGQTLAARTLYFCAACQGVDRVKRPRWPRAR; from the coding sequence ATGCCCGAAGGTCACAGCATCCACCGGGTCGCCCGGGTCCACCGCCGGTGGCTCGTGGGCCGCCGCTTCACGGCCGATTCGCCCCAGGGCCGTCCGGACGTGGCGCCCGCGCTGTCCGGCCGGACGCTGCTGGGCGTGGACGCCCACGGCAAGCACCTGTTCCACACCTTCGAAGGTGACGTGCGGCTGCACCTCCACCTGGGCCTCTTCGGCCGCATCCGGCACTTCCGGAGCGAAGCGCCGCTGCCCTCCTCGGCCTGCCGGCTGCGGCTGGCCTCGGACGCCGCGACGCTGCACCTGTCGGGGCCGTCCGCGTGTGAGCTGCTGACACCGGAGGCGGAGGCCACCCTGCGTGCGCGCCTGGGAGAGGACCCGTTGCGCGCGGATGCATCGCCGGACCGGGCGTACGCGCGGCTGACGCAGGGACGCATGCCGTTGGCGCAGGCGCTGCTGGACCAGGGGCGCATCGCGGGCGTGGGGAACATCGTGCGGGCAGAGGCGCTGTTCCTCGCCCGGCTGCCGCCGCTGCTGCCCGCGTGCGAACTGGAGCGGGACGCGTTCGACGGACTGTGGGGCGCGATGCGGGCGCTGCTGGAGGACGGAGCGCGGGACGGGCTCATCGTCACGCCGGGTGCGCCACCGCTGCCGTCGCCGGGCCGCAAGCGCGCGGAGCGCTTCTGTGTCTATGGCCGCACGGGCCAGCCGTGTCCGCGCTGTGGCGCGAAGGTGAAGGGTCAGACGCTGGCGGCGCGCACGCTCTACTTCTGCGCCGCATGCCAGGGCGTGGACCGGGTGAAGCGGCCACGGTGGCCCCGCGCCCGTTAG